From Pseudomonas hefeiensis, one genomic window encodes:
- a CDS encoding class I SAM-dependent rRNA methyltransferase, which yields MSSLNQALRAALDQRQDLLDQLHQQGTDCYRLFHGSQEGAPGLTVDRYGPQLLVQSFHQSLERDVLLQLHGLVNERLGLNTLLVYNDRARGNSRIDRQDTVYQADEAALQDLVGHEWGLNYRVRGRHAGQDPLLFLDLRNARGWVKEHSRHKSVLNLFAYTCGVGLSAAAGGAREVCNLDFAEGNLAVGRENGLLNPDLPPMDFVQSDYFPAIRQLAGLPISQRRGQKLPGYVRLEQRQYDLVLLDPPAWAKSAFGTVDLLRDYQSLLKPALLTTAENGVLICCNNLAKVSMDDWREQVLRCAEKAGRPVREWKTLTPGSDFPSQDQQPPLKTLILQL from the coding sequence ATGTCTTCCTTGAATCAGGCGCTGCGCGCCGCCCTCGATCAGCGTCAGGACCTGCTCGACCAATTGCACCAGCAAGGCACCGACTGCTATCGCCTGTTCCATGGCAGCCAGGAAGGCGCCCCTGGGCTGACGGTCGACCGCTACGGCCCGCAATTGCTGGTGCAGAGTTTCCATCAATCGCTGGAACGCGATGTCTTGTTGCAGTTGCACGGCCTCGTCAACGAGCGCCTGGGCCTGAACACCCTGCTGGTCTACAACGATCGCGCCCGGGGCAATTCGCGCATCGACCGCCAGGACACTGTTTACCAGGCTGACGAAGCCGCCCTGCAAGACCTTGTCGGCCATGAATGGGGCCTGAACTATCGCGTTCGCGGACGCCATGCCGGGCAGGATCCATTGCTGTTTCTCGACCTGCGCAACGCCCGGGGCTGGGTCAAGGAACACAGCCGTCACAAAAGCGTGCTGAACCTGTTCGCCTACACCTGTGGCGTCGGCCTGAGCGCTGCGGCCGGTGGTGCGCGGGAGGTGTGTAACCTGGACTTTGCCGAAGGCAACCTGGCGGTGGGTCGCGAGAACGGTCTGCTCAACCCTGATCTGCCGCCCATGGATTTCGTGCAATCGGATTACTTCCCGGCCATCCGCCAACTGGCCGGCCTGCCCATCAGTCAGCGACGCGGGCAGAAACTGCCAGGTTACGTACGCCTGGAGCAACGCCAGTACGACCTGGTGCTGCTCGACCCGCCAGCCTGGGCCAAGAGCGCGTTCGGCACTGTCGACCTGTTGCGCGATTACCAGAGCCTGCTCAAGCCGGCGCTGCTCACCACCGCTGAAAATGGCGTGCTGATCTGCTGCAACAACCTGGCAAAAGTCTCCATGGACGACTGGCGCGAGCAGGTGCTGCGCTGCGCGGAAAAGGCCGGTCGCCCGGTGCGCGAATGGAAAACACTGACACCCGGCAGCGATTTTCCCTCGCAGGACCAACAGCCGCCACTCAAGACGCTGATCCTCCAGCTCTGA
- a CDS encoding DUF748 domain-containing protein, which yields MPKGLIRAFGALLTVLALYSLLGFLILPGVALRIANQQLAEHATVPARIQRIELNPFSLEVTLWGLNVGEPGKEQVAFERLYTNLQLDSLWSGALHLTDIELDKPKTEILFAKDGQLNLLGLFKLPASEPTPADPDAKPFPLRVDRIKLAGGYVHFQDLRPSEPIEFLYDTLDFELKNLSTLPDDNADMTLVAVSPQGGRVDWTGNFSLTPITSEGKIKVTDGQMKVWWPYVRDAVPLVLENGVLNLSTDYKLNLAKGTELLLNNVAVSVAPFSIKAPDGRPLAKLERLDVSETTVDLAKQQIIVGKIRSQKLETWAAREADGQLDWQKLFASQPAKPQVKVEPASAPAAADSPEPEPQAPSKPWQVLLKDVQLRNYQVHLADRQAQPAVALEVGPLNLDLQNYDTLNGSPFTLKLDTGVGKQGKILADGEVNLNPVTARLKVKTQDIDLRVAQAYINPFIRLELRSGMLGSDLAVDLKSTEPLAFAVTGRAQVDQLHTLDTLRTRDFIKWKQLVLEGLNYQHGDSLSIDKVNLYQPYARFMINRDRTTNVDDLLIPQPADSGTNNSSAKPASQDKPLGIHVGGIAINDGSANFADFSLTPNFATAVQQLNGQIGTIDSRQAKPATVDINGKVDRYAPVTIKGALNPFDPMASLDIATSFKRVELTTLTPYSGKFAGYRIRKGRLNLDLHYRITKGKLQAENKVVVEQLQLGEKVDSPDAVSLPLKLAVALLKDSEGRISIELPVSGDLNDPQFSVMPIVWQTLRNLVVRAAQAPFKLIGGLVAGGASQDLGSVSFAPGSSELNPENEGTLLKLSEALGKRPELRLEIEGTAAQSSDGPLLAAQRLEREYQYNYYKMLQRRGDKVPAKAALLEVPEDEKAPLLEGIYRTRLKTQPPVEWTQLDKKARTEKLREGVITFWSGNEVLLRQLGQERASSIKDFLVDKGQLADDRVYFIDASLGQAESDGRVITPMHLDAE from the coding sequence ATGCCCAAAGGATTGATTCGCGCTTTCGGCGCCCTGTTGACCGTACTGGCCCTCTACAGCCTGCTGGGTTTTCTGATATTGCCCGGTGTCGCCTTGCGGATCGCCAATCAACAACTGGCCGAGCATGCAACGGTGCCGGCCCGGATCCAGCGTATCGAACTCAACCCCTTCAGCCTTGAAGTCACCCTTTGGGGCCTGAATGTCGGCGAGCCGGGCAAGGAGCAGGTCGCCTTCGAACGGCTGTATACCAACCTGCAGCTCGACAGCCTCTGGTCCGGCGCCCTGCACCTGACCGATATCGAGCTGGACAAGCCCAAGACCGAGATCCTGTTCGCCAAGGACGGTCAGCTGAACCTGCTGGGCCTGTTCAAGCTACCGGCCAGCGAACCCACCCCGGCCGACCCTGACGCCAAGCCGTTTCCCCTGCGAGTCGACCGGATCAAACTGGCCGGCGGGTACGTACACTTTCAGGACCTGCGTCCCAGCGAACCCATCGAATTTCTATACGACACCCTTGATTTCGAGCTGAAAAACCTCAGCACACTGCCCGACGACAACGCCGACATGACCCTGGTGGCCGTCAGCCCTCAAGGAGGCCGGGTCGACTGGACTGGCAACTTCAGCCTCACGCCGATCACCTCCGAGGGCAAGATCAAAGTCACCGACGGCCAGATGAAAGTCTGGTGGCCGTACGTACGCGACGCGGTACCGCTGGTGCTGGAAAACGGCGTGCTGAACCTGAGTACCGACTACAAGCTCAACCTGGCCAAGGGCACCGAACTGCTGCTCAACAACGTGGCCGTCAGCGTAGCCCCCTTCTCCATCAAGGCGCCCGACGGCCGTCCATTGGCGAAACTCGAGCGCCTGGATGTGAGCGAAACAACCGTCGACCTGGCCAAGCAACAAATCATCGTCGGCAAGATCCGCAGCCAGAAGCTGGAAACCTGGGCCGCTCGCGAGGCGGATGGGCAACTGGACTGGCAAAAACTCTTCGCCAGCCAGCCGGCCAAACCGCAGGTCAAGGTCGAACCGGCGTCGGCCCCGGCAGCCGCCGACTCGCCCGAGCCTGAACCCCAAGCACCGAGCAAGCCCTGGCAGGTGCTGTTGAAGGACGTGCAACTGCGCAATTACCAAGTGCATCTGGCCGACCGTCAGGCGCAACCTGCCGTGGCCCTGGAGGTCGGCCCGCTGAACCTCGACCTGCAGAACTACGACACCCTCAACGGCTCACCCTTCACCCTCAAGCTGGATACCGGGGTGGGCAAGCAGGGCAAGATCCTGGCTGACGGCGAGGTCAACCTGAACCCGGTCACCGCCCGGCTCAAGGTCAAGACCCAGGACATCGACTTGCGGGTCGCCCAGGCGTATATCAACCCGTTCATTCGCCTGGAACTGCGCTCCGGGATGCTCGGCAGCGACCTGGCGGTGGACCTCAAAAGCACCGAGCCGCTGGCATTCGCCGTCACCGGACGCGCCCAGGTCGATCAACTGCACACCCTCGATACCCTCAGGACCCGGGACTTCATCAAGTGGAAACAGTTGGTGCTCGAAGGGCTCAACTATCAGCACGGCGACAGCCTGTCGATCGACAAGGTCAACCTGTACCAGCCTTACGCACGATTCATGATCAACAGAGACCGCACCACCAACGTCGATGACCTGCTGATCCCGCAACCGGCCGACAGTGGTACGAACAACAGCTCGGCAAAGCCGGCATCCCAGGACAAACCGCTGGGCATCCACGTCGGCGGCATTGCCATCAACGACGGTTCGGCCAACTTCGCCGACTTCAGCCTGACGCCGAATTTCGCCACGGCCGTCCAGCAGCTCAACGGCCAGATCGGCACCATCGACAGCCGCCAGGCCAAGCCGGCCACCGTGGACATCAACGGCAAGGTCGACCGCTACGCGCCTGTCACCATCAAAGGGGCGCTCAACCCTTTCGACCCGATGGCCAGCCTCGACATCGCCACCAGTTTCAAACGGGTCGAGCTGACGACCCTGACGCCCTATTCCGGCAAATTCGCTGGCTATCGCATCCGCAAGGGCCGACTCAACCTCGACCTGCATTACCGGATCACCAAAGGCAAATTGCAGGCCGAGAACAAAGTGGTGGTCGAGCAACTGCAGTTAGGAGAAAAGGTCGACAGCCCAGACGCCGTGAGCCTGCCGCTCAAGCTGGCCGTCGCGCTGCTGAAGGACTCCGAAGGCAGGATTTCCATCGAGCTGCCGGTTTCCGGTGACCTCAATGACCCGCAATTCAGCGTGATGCCGATTGTCTGGCAAACCCTGCGCAACCTGGTAGTACGGGCGGCCCAGGCACCATTCAAACTCATCGGCGGGCTGGTGGCCGGTGGGGCCTCGCAAGACTTGGGCAGCGTGTCATTCGCCCCGGGCTCAAGCGAACTGAACCCGGAGAACGAAGGCACGCTGCTCAAGTTGTCCGAAGCCCTTGGTAAACGTCCGGAGTTGCGCCTGGAGATTGAGGGCACCGCCGCCCAAAGCAGCGACGGTCCGCTGCTCGCCGCCCAGCGTCTGGAACGCGAATACCAGTACAACTACTACAAGATGCTGCAGCGCCGGGGCGACAAGGTCCCTGCCAAGGCCGCGCTGCTGGAGGTGCCCGAGGATGAAAAGGCACCGCTGCTCGAAGGCATCTATCGCACCCGTCTCAAGACCCAGCCACCGGTCGAATGGACACAACTGGATAAAAAGGCGCGCACGGAAAAACTGCGCGAAGGCGTGATCACCTTCTGGAGTGGCAACGAAGTGCTGTTGCGCCAGCTGGGGCAGGAGCGCGCCAGCAGCATCAAGGACTTCCTGGTGGACAAAGGGCAATTGGCCGATGACCGTGTGTATTTCATCGACGCCAGCCTTGGTCAGGCCGAAAGCGACGGGCGCGTGATCACCCCCATGCATCTGGATGCCGAATAA
- a CDS encoding DUF2845 domain-containing protein — MKRLYGLSLVLLLASGQASAADTLRCGNQLISVGDRSSEVLQKCGQPAARDDLGYKRSVNRREEYPVEEWTYGPTTGMYQYLRFEGNRLVQITSKRGR, encoded by the coding sequence ATGAAACGTCTGTACGGGCTCAGCCTGGTCTTGCTGCTCGCCAGCGGCCAGGCGTCGGCGGCCGACACATTGCGTTGTGGCAACCAGTTGATCAGCGTCGGTGACCGCTCCAGCGAAGTCCTGCAAAAATGCGGGCAACCCGCGGCTCGGGATGACCTGGGCTACAAACGCAGTGTCAATCGCCGCGAAGAATACCCGGTGGAAGAATGGACCTACGGCCCCACCACTGGCATGTACCAGTACTTGCGCTTTGAAGGTAACCGGTTGGTGCAGATCACCAGCAAGCGGGGACGCTGA
- a CDS encoding BON domain-containing protein encodes MKKFAITAAAATALTLTMASAFAETTQATQAPMMLAAGEVAEAKEDVSDTWITTKVKADLVTEKGIPGSDIKVETNKGVVSLSSTTVLTDAQKDTAVAITKKIKGVRDVSADGLKSE; translated from the coding sequence ATGAAGAAGTTCGCTATCACTGCCGCAGCTGCCACCGCCCTGACTCTGACCATGGCTAGCGCTTTCGCCGAGACCACTCAAGCAACTCAGGCTCCGATGATGCTGGCTGCTGGTGAAGTGGCAGAAGCCAAGGAAGACGTTTCTGATACCTGGATCACCACCAAGGTCAAAGCCGATCTGGTCACTGAAAAGGGCATCCCAGGTTCCGATATCAAGGTAGAAACCAATAAAGGCGTAGTGTCGCTGTCGTCGACTACCGTCCTGACCGACGCGCAAAAAGACACCGCCGTGGCGATCACCAAAAAAATCAAAGGCGTCAGAGACGTTTCGGCTGACGGCCTGAAATCCGAGTAA
- a CDS encoding pilin, translating to MNKQNGFTLIELLIVVAIIGILATFALPQYSKYQARAKATAGLAEISALKVPYEDAMNQGTDPSVANMSITSPTSNCTITITGTAAAGAGTIVCTLANAPAAVAGKTITLSRSATGAWACTSTAVQEFLPAGCTGAAAP from the coding sequence ATGAATAAGCAAAACGGTTTTACCTTGATTGAGTTGCTGATCGTTGTGGCGATCATCGGCATCCTGGCGACGTTTGCGTTGCCGCAGTATTCCAAGTATCAAGCGCGGGCGAAGGCTACGGCGGGGCTGGCGGAAATTTCGGCGCTGAAGGTGCCCTATGAAGACGCTATGAATCAAGGTACCGATCCATCGGTGGCTAATATGAGCATTACGTCTCCTACCAGTAATTGCACCATTACGATCACCGGTACAGCAGCAGCGGGAGCAGGCACCATCGTTTGTACGCTCGCGAACGCCCCTGCTGCCGTAGCAGGTAAGACGATCACTCTTTCTCGTTCAGCTACCGGCGCTTGGGCGTGCACCTCGACCGCAGTCCAGGAATTCTTGCCCGCCGGTTGCACGGGTGCCGCTGCACCCTGA
- the pilB gene encoding type IV-A pilus assembly ATPase PilB produces MNDIALSGLAKQLVLAELITEQSAQQAYQQAQSSRMPLVSYLVQNKLVQSRQVAEIASEHFGVALLDLNSLDKETQPTGLVSEKLVRQHHALPLWRRGNKLFVGISDPTNHQAINDIQFSTGLTTEAILVEDDKLSDAIEKFFESTSTGLEGMGDVDLDGLNIESIDDHKQDSIAGQDTDDAPVVRFVNKMLLDAIKGGSSDLHFEPYEKIYRVRVRTDGILREVARPPIQLGTRIAARLKVMASLDISERRKPQDGRLKMRLSQNKSIDFRVNTLPTLWGEKVVIRILDPSSAQMGIDALGYEPDQKELYMAALKQPQGLILVTGPTGSGKTVSLYTGLNILNTVDINISTAEDPVEINMEGINQVNVNPRQGLDFAQALRSFLRQDPDVIMVGEIRDLETAEIAIKAAQTGHMVLSTLHTNSAAETLIRLHNMGIPGFNIATAVHLIIAQRLARKLCPHCKRAIEIPEETLFKEGFPRERIGSFTIYEPVGCEQCNNGYKGRVGVYEVVRNTPELQRLIMAEGNSLEIDLQMRKDGFNDLRASGLLKVMQGITSLEEINRVTKD; encoded by the coding sequence ATGAATGACATCGCCTTAAGCGGTCTGGCCAAGCAATTGGTGCTGGCCGAACTGATCACCGAGCAAAGTGCGCAGCAAGCGTACCAACAGGCCCAAAGCAGCCGCATGCCCCTGGTCAGTTACCTGGTGCAGAACAAACTGGTCCAGAGCCGCCAAGTGGCGGAAATTGCCTCGGAGCATTTCGGCGTGGCCCTGCTGGACCTCAACAGCCTGGACAAGGAAACCCAACCCACCGGCCTTGTCAGCGAAAAACTGGTGCGCCAGCATCACGCCCTGCCGCTGTGGCGGCGTGGCAACAAGCTGTTCGTGGGCATCTCCGACCCCACCAATCACCAGGCCATCAATGACATTCAGTTCAGCACCGGCCTGACCACTGAAGCCATCCTGGTGGAGGACGACAAGCTCAGCGATGCCATCGAAAAGTTTTTCGAATCCACCAGCACCGGCCTGGAAGGCATGGGCGATGTCGACCTCGACGGCCTGAACATCGAGTCGATCGATGATCACAAGCAGGACTCCATCGCTGGCCAGGACACCGACGACGCGCCGGTGGTGCGGTTCGTCAACAAGATGCTGCTGGACGCAATCAAGGGCGGCTCCTCCGACCTGCACTTTGAACCCTATGAAAAAATCTACCGGGTGCGGGTGCGTACCGACGGCATACTGCGGGAAGTGGCCCGCCCGCCGATCCAGCTGGGCACCCGCATCGCCGCGCGCCTGAAGGTCATGGCCAGCCTCGATATTTCCGAGCGGCGCAAACCCCAGGACGGGCGCCTGAAAATGCGCCTGTCGCAAAACAAATCCATCGATTTCCGGGTCAACACACTGCCGACGCTCTGGGGTGAAAAAGTGGTGATCCGGATCCTCGACCCCTCCAGCGCGCAGATGGGTATCGATGCCCTGGGCTACGAGCCGGACCAGAAAGAGCTGTACATGGCGGCGCTCAAACAACCACAAGGGTTGATCCTGGTGACCGGGCCCACCGGCTCTGGCAAAACCGTGTCGCTCTATACCGGGCTGAATATCCTCAACACCGTGGACATCAATATTTCCACCGCTGAGGACCCCGTGGAGATCAACATGGAAGGCATTAACCAGGTCAATGTGAATCCACGCCAGGGCCTGGATTTTGCCCAGGCCCTGCGCTCGTTTCTGCGCCAGGACCCGGACGTGATCATGGTGGGCGAGATCCGCGACCTGGAAACGGCCGAAATCGCCATCAAGGCCGCCCAGACCGGACATATGGTGCTCTCCACCCTGCACACCAACAGCGCCGCCGAAACCCTGATCCGTCTGCACAACATGGGCATTCCCGGTTTCAACATCGCCACCGCGGTCCACCTGATCATCGCCCAGCGACTGGCGCGCAAACTGTGCCCCCATTGCAAAAGGGCCATCGAGATTCCCGAGGAAACCCTGTTCAAGGAAGGCTTCCCCCGGGAACGCATCGGCTCGTTCACGATCTATGAGCCGGTCGGTTGCGAACAATGCAACAACGGCTACAAGGGGCGCGTAGGGGTTTACGAAGTGGTCAGGAATACGCCCGAGCTGCAACGGCTGATCATGGCTGAGGGCAATTCGCTGGAAATCGACCTGCAAATGCGCAAGGACGGCTTCAATGACTTGCGCGCGTCGGGACTGCTCAAAGTGATGCAAGGCATCACCAGTCTCGAAGAAATCAACCGGGTCACCAAGGATTGA
- a CDS encoding type II secretion system F family protein: MAVKALKTDIYTWEGKDRKGTKMTGELTGQSPALVKAQLRKQGINPGKVRKKSTSIFSKGKRIKPLDIALFTRQMATMLKAGVPLLQAFDIIGEGFDNANMRKLVDEVKQEVAAGNSFAASLRKCPQYFDELYCNLVDAGEQAGALDTLLERVATYKEKSEALKAKIKKAMTYPAAVVLVAAVVTGILLVKVVPQFESVFSGFGAQLPAFTVMVIGLSEFMQQWWWILLGGAVAAFFGVKHALKRSQGLRDWRDKWLLKLPLIGTLMYKSAVARYARTLSTTFAAGVPLVEALDSVSGATGNVVFKRAVQRIRQDVSTGMQLNFSMRASGIFPNMAIQMTAIGEESGALDDMLDKVASFYEAEVDNLVDNLTSLMEPFIMVVLGVVVGGLVVAMYLPIFQLGSAI, encoded by the coding sequence ATGGCGGTCAAGGCACTAAAAACCGACATTTATACGTGGGAAGGCAAAGACCGCAAAGGCACGAAAATGACCGGCGAACTGACCGGCCAGAGCCCGGCCCTGGTCAAGGCTCAGTTGCGCAAACAGGGCATCAACCCAGGCAAGGTACGCAAGAAATCCACCTCGATATTCAGCAAGGGCAAGCGCATCAAGCCATTGGACATCGCCCTGTTCACTCGTCAGATGGCAACCATGCTCAAGGCTGGCGTGCCCTTGTTGCAGGCGTTCGACATCATCGGCGAAGGCTTCGACAACGCCAATATGCGCAAGCTGGTGGACGAGGTGAAACAGGAAGTCGCCGCCGGCAACAGCTTCGCCGCGTCGTTGCGCAAATGCCCGCAATACTTCGACGAGCTGTATTGCAATCTGGTGGACGCCGGTGAACAGGCTGGCGCCCTGGATACGCTGCTGGAGCGCGTCGCGACCTACAAGGAAAAAAGCGAAGCGCTCAAGGCCAAGATCAAGAAGGCCATGACCTACCCGGCCGCCGTAGTGCTCGTCGCCGCCGTGGTCACGGGTATTCTGCTGGTCAAGGTGGTGCCACAGTTCGAATCGGTGTTCTCCGGGTTCGGCGCCCAACTGCCGGCGTTCACGGTGATGGTCATCGGCCTGTCGGAATTCATGCAGCAGTGGTGGTGGATACTGCTAGGCGGCGCGGTGGCTGCGTTCTTCGGTGTCAAACACGCACTCAAGCGCTCCCAGGGCTTGCGTGACTGGCGCGATAAATGGCTGCTTAAACTGCCGCTGATCGGCACCCTGATGTACAAATCCGCCGTGGCCCGCTATGCCCGGACCCTTTCCACGACTTTCGCAGCCGGCGTACCGCTGGTGGAAGCCCTGGACTCGGTATCAGGCGCCACCGGCAACGTGGTGTTCAAACGCGCGGTACAACGCATCCGGCAGGATGTCTCGACCGGTATGCAGTTGAATTTTTCCATGCGTGCTTCAGGCATATTCCCGAACATGGCAATCCAGATGACCGCCATTGGCGAGGAGTCCGGCGCGCTGGACGACATGCTCGACAAAGTGGCGAGCTTTTATGAAGCCGAGGTGGACAATCTGGTGGACAACCTCACCAGCCTGATGGAACCCTTCATCATGGTGGTCCTGGGGGTGGTCGTCGGCGGCCTGGTGGTTGCCATGTACCTGCCCATCTTTCAACTCGGCTCTGCGATCTGA
- a CDS encoding prepilin peptidase gives MPLTEFFALYPLAFVLAALLLGLIIGSFLNVLVWRLPKMLSREWRLQAHDLLGLPAEAPGPVYNLMLPHSQCPHCGHRIRAWENIPLLSYLALRGRCSSCAAPIGRRYPLTELACGILSAFVAWHFGFGWQAAMVMVLSWGLLGMSLIDAEHQLLPDTLVLPLLWLGLIVNSFGLFVSLNQAMWGAVAGYLALWSVFWVFKLITGKEGMGYGDFKLLAMLGAWGGWQILPLTLLLSSLVGAVIGVIVLRLRDAPTSTQIPFGPYLAIAGWIALLWGGQITDFYWQSVGS, from the coding sequence ATGCCCCTGACTGAGTTTTTCGCGCTTTATCCCCTGGCCTTCGTGCTCGCCGCGTTATTGCTCGGACTGATCATCGGCAGTTTCCTCAACGTCCTGGTGTGGCGCCTGCCCAAGATGCTCTCGCGCGAATGGCGGCTGCAAGCCCATGACTTGCTGGGCCTGCCCGCCGAAGCCCCTGGCCCGGTCTACAACCTGATGCTGCCGCATTCCCAGTGCCCGCACTGCGGCCACCGCATCCGGGCCTGGGAAAATATTCCGCTGCTCAGCTACCTGGCGTTGCGCGGTCGTTGCTCCAGTTGTGCCGCGCCCATCGGCCGGCGTTATCCCTTGACGGAGCTGGCCTGCGGCATCCTGTCGGCGTTCGTCGCCTGGCATTTCGGCTTTGGCTGGCAGGCCGCAATGGTGATGGTGCTCAGTTGGGGCCTGCTGGGCATGAGCCTGATTGATGCCGAGCACCAATTGTTGCCCGATACCCTGGTGCTGCCGTTGTTGTGGCTGGGCTTGATCGTCAACAGCTTCGGGTTGTTCGTCTCCTTGAACCAGGCGATGTGGGGCGCCGTGGCCGGCTATCTGGCGCTGTGGTCGGTGTTCTGGGTGTTCAAATTGATCACTGGCAAGGAAGGCATGGGCTACGGGGATTTCAAGCTGTTGGCGATGCTGGGCGCCTGGGGCGGCTGGCAGATCCTGCCACTGACGTTGCTGTTGTCATCGCTGGTGGGCGCCGTTATCGGGGTCATTGTGCTGCGCCTGCGTGATGCACCGACATCGACGCAAATCCCCTTTGGGCCCTATCTGGCCATTGCCGGCTGGATTGCCTTGCTCTGGGGTGGTCAAATAACCGACTTCTATTGGCAGTCTGTCGGTTCCTAA
- the coaE gene encoding dephospho-CoA kinase (Dephospho-CoA kinase (CoaE) performs the final step in coenzyme A biosynthesis.), whose amino-acid sequence MNSSAEKPWILGLTGGIGSGKSAAAQHFIDLGVHVIDADHAARWVVEPGRPALAKIAEHFGPGVLQADGTLDRAVLRQLIFDNAEQRRWLEALLHPLIAEEIAHHLAQAQSPYAILVSPLLIESGQYAMTQRILVIDVPEQLQIERTLQRDKTSEQQVQAILKAQSSRQDRLRHADDVVVNDRDLAWLHSEVERLHHFYLTLRGGQS is encoded by the coding sequence ATGAATAGCTCCGCAGAAAAACCCTGGATTCTTGGCCTGACTGGCGGTATCGGCAGCGGCAAAAGCGCGGCGGCCCAGCACTTTATCGACCTGGGCGTGCACGTCATCGACGCCGATCACGCGGCGCGCTGGGTGGTCGAGCCCGGACGCCCGGCGCTGGCTAAAATCGCCGAACATTTTGGCCCCGGGGTATTGCAGGCCGACGGCACACTGGACCGAGCGGTGCTGCGCCAACTGATTTTCGACAATGCCGAGCAACGCCGCTGGCTCGAGGCGCTCCTGCATCCGTTGATCGCCGAGGAAATCGCTCATCATCTGGCCCAGGCACAATCGCCCTATGCGATTCTGGTGTCGCCGCTGTTGATCGAGTCGGGACAGTACGCCATGACCCAGCGGATCCTGGTGATCGATGTGCCGGAACAACTACAGATCGAACGCACCTTGCAACGCGACAAGACCAGCGAGCAACAGGTCCAGGCGATCCTCAAGGCCCAGTCCAGCCGTCAGGATCGCTTGAGGCATGCCGACGACGTGGTGGTCAATGACCGCGACCTCGCCTGGCTGCACAGCGAGGTTGAGCGTCTGCATCATTTTTACCTTACTTTGCGTGGAGGCCAGTCATGA
- the yacG gene encoding DNA gyrase inhibitor YacG, whose translation MSQTPTVDCPTCGAPVEWSLENTFRPFCSDRCKLIDLGAWASEEHKIPVSPDAEDDLFSEDFEPRH comes from the coding sequence ATGAGCCAAACCCCAACCGTTGATTGCCCAACCTGTGGCGCCCCCGTGGAATGGAGCCTGGAAAATACCTTCCGGCCCTTCTGCTCCGACCGCTGCAAACTGATCGACTTGGGCGCCTGGGCGTCGGAAGAACACAAGATCCCGGTCAGCCCCGATGCCGAGGACGACCTGTTCAGCGAAGATTTCGAGCCTCGCCATTAA
- a CDS encoding energy-coupling factor ABC transporter permease, translated as MIGAELLSPQTLTAGWLIYVPVLVWAVARAPWVELFTDSRRQHLLFGTVLALFMLWLVRRDFDTGVSYHFIGMTAVTLLLDWPLAILGGLCAQLALVLLGRQDMAAVGINGALLILLPVLVTECCAILVERAQPRNLFVYIFCSGFLAAALSALLCLLVGLGLLWYDGVFAMPYWLEDFIGYLWLIIFPEAFINGMVVSALVVFSPEWLETFNRTRYLSAPWKDDDKP; from the coding sequence ATGATCGGTGCCGAACTGCTGTCCCCGCAGACGCTGACGGCCGGCTGGCTGATTTATGTGCCGGTGCTGGTCTGGGCCGTAGCGCGGGCGCCGTGGGTGGAGCTGTTCACCGACAGCCGTCGTCAGCACTTGCTGTTCGGCACGGTCCTGGCCCTGTTCATGTTGTGGCTGGTGCGACGGGATTTCGATACCGGCGTCTCGTATCACTTCATCGGCATGACTGCCGTGACACTGCTACTGGACTGGCCACTGGCGATTCTCGGCGGCCTTTGTGCCCAGCTAGCCCTGGTGCTGCTGGGGCGCCAGGACATGGCGGCGGTGGGTATCAACGGTGCGCTGCTGATTTTGCTGCCGGTGTTGGTCACCGAGTGCTGCGCGATCCTGGTGGAGCGCGCCCAGCCGCGCAATCTGTTTGTGTATATCTTCTGTTCGGGATTTCTCGCCGCCGCGCTTTCGGCGTTGTTGTGCCTGCTGGTGGGGCTTGGTCTGCTGTGGTACGACGGGGTGTTCGCCATGCCTTACTGGCTGGAAGATTTCATCGGCTACCTCTGGCTGATCATCTTTCCCGAGGCGTTTATCAACGGCATGGTGGTCAGCGCGTTGGTGGTGTTCAGCCCCGAATGGCTGGAGACCTTCAACCGTACGCGCTATCTGTCGGCTCCCTGGAAGGATGACGACAAGCCTTGA